One Natrinema longum genomic window carries:
- a CDS encoding acetamidase/formamidase family protein, with translation MSSGHDAPAYEIAADDETVHSAWDNDLDPVRTIEPGDVVRFTCRDSTGGQFGPDSTVADVADLDVDRVHTLTGPVAIDGARTGDVLEIELLAVDHRGWGYTVVLPSEAELGLLADEFPDPSLYVWEFDGDVARFANDIAVPLDPFPGVLGVAPAEDGTHETFPPRSVGGNMDIKQLTAGSTLYLPVAVDDALFSVGDGHAAQGDGEVCGTGIEAPMDVTCRFDLRSDLSIDQPQFETSGPFTSSGRDEPMYGTTGIADDLQEAARDAVRQMIDHLETERGLERNEAYMLCSVAVDLKINEVVNAPNWVVSAYLPDGIFPEDRRGSA, from the coding sequence ATGTCGAGCGGACACGACGCCCCAGCGTACGAGATAGCTGCCGACGACGAGACGGTTCACAGCGCGTGGGACAACGACCTCGATCCGGTGCGGACGATCGAGCCCGGCGACGTTGTCCGCTTCACGTGCAGGGACTCGACCGGCGGACAGTTCGGCCCCGACTCGACGGTCGCCGACGTCGCCGACCTCGACGTCGACCGGGTCCACACACTGACTGGCCCCGTCGCGATCGACGGTGCCCGCACGGGCGACGTCCTCGAGATCGAACTGCTCGCGGTCGACCACCGGGGCTGGGGGTACACGGTGGTCCTCCCGAGCGAGGCGGAGCTCGGGCTTTTGGCCGACGAATTCCCGGACCCGTCGCTGTACGTCTGGGAGTTCGACGGTGATGTCGCTCGGTTCGCGAACGACATCGCGGTCCCGCTCGATCCGTTTCCCGGCGTTCTCGGCGTCGCACCCGCCGAGGACGGCACTCACGAGACGTTCCCGCCGCGGTCGGTCGGGGGGAACATGGACATCAAACAACTCACGGCGGGCTCGACACTGTACCTCCCCGTCGCGGTCGACGATGCCCTGTTCAGCGTCGGCGATGGACACGCTGCCCAGGGGGACGGCGAAGTCTGCGGGACCGGAATCGAGGCTCCGATGGACGTCACCTGTCGGTTCGACCTCCGGTCGGACCTGTCGATCGACCAGCCCCAGTTCGAAACCTCGGGCCCGTTCACCTCGAGCGGCCGGGACGAGCCGATGTACGGGACGACGGGGATCGCGGACGACCTGCAGGAGGCCGCCAGAGACGCCGTCCGCCAGATGATCGACCACCTCGAGACCGAACGCGGCCTCGAGCGCAACGAGGCCTACATGCTGTGCTCGGTGGCCGTCGACCTGAAGATCAACGAGGTGGTCAACGCCCCGAACTGGGTCGTCTCCGCGTACCTTCCGGACGGGATCTTCCCCGAGGACCGCCGCGGGTCGGCGTGA
- the pdxT gene encoding pyridoxal 5'-phosphate synthase glutaminase subunit PdxT — MSLTAGVVAVQGDVEEHAAAIERAAQDHDREVTVREIRDGGIVPDCDLLAMPGGESTTISRLVHSEGIAPEIRDHVAAGKPLLATCAGLIVASSDAGDDRVDELEVLDVSVERNAFGRQKDSFEAPLAVDGLADPYPAVFIRAPAIDAVGDADVLASWDGRPVAVRDGPVVGTSFHPELTADSRIHGLAFFENEAAAVPALEDAQ; from the coding sequence ATGTCACTGACTGCGGGCGTCGTCGCGGTCCAGGGCGACGTCGAGGAACACGCAGCCGCCATCGAACGTGCCGCCCAGGACCACGACCGCGAGGTTACGGTCCGCGAGATCCGCGACGGCGGGATCGTCCCCGACTGCGACCTGCTGGCGATGCCCGGCGGCGAATCGACGACCATCTCCAGGCTGGTCCACAGCGAGGGGATCGCCCCCGAGATTCGGGATCACGTCGCCGCCGGCAAACCGCTGCTCGCCACCTGTGCCGGCCTGATCGTCGCCTCGAGCGATGCCGGGGACGACCGGGTCGACGAACTCGAAGTGCTCGACGTGAGCGTCGAGCGCAACGCCTTCGGCCGGCAGAAGGACAGCTTCGAAGCACCGCTCGCGGTCGACGGGCTCGCGGACCCCTACCCTGCAGTGTTCATTCGTGCGCCCGCCATCGACGCGGTCGGCGACGCCGACGTACTGGCGTCGTGGGACGGCCGCCCGGTCGCGGTCCGTGATGGCCCGGTCGTCGGCACCTCGTTTCACCCCGAACTGACCGCCGACAGCCGGATTCACGGCCTAGCCTTCTTCGAAAACGAGGCCGCAGCGGTGCCGGCGCTCGAGGACGCGCAGTAG
- a CDS encoding sensor histidine kinase, which yields MTKQSAASGPPSTDGISVGYVSDDPTATEIPEALEGANDRLTVESISDDTALEGVRTNRIECLVGRTTADDAHRYPLLDRVREEDSRLPVFLVTDDWDEAAASAALEAGATGCLAESSAVQGSRLATRIERAVERVTRGNEREATLERITGAFVSIDADWEYTYVNEQASDLLERPGDALIGASVRSVFPDIVDSEIEHQLDLALEEQLPVTFTEYFTPLERWLEIRAFPSEDGLSIFFTDVTDRIRAEAELEANVATLQTLYDISTRTDASLGEKLPALLDLGCDYLELPYGFLTRINLDERTQTVVESRSDHPLLQTGESCPLAEAYCRKTIKTHELVTVANAPDEGWTGDPAYELFELGSYVGAKVTVDGAIWGTLCFASRDPRDGSGFSEAERSLVKLMAKWVSYETEREQSRETLERQNDRLQAFTSVVSHDLRNPLNVAQGSLALAREGDRSQLAECEAALERMEQLIDELLSLAEQGATTADLEPVSVRDCATKAWSMVDTDEAALDLEAAPWIRADPDRLQQLLENLFRNALDHGVPEGETSAELTVSVGPCENGFYVADTGAGIPDDVRETIFDIGVTTDEDGTGFGLGIVKRVADAHDWDLEATASEAGGARFELTGVARPRDER from the coding sequence ATGACTAAGCAGTCCGCCGCTTCGGGGCCACCCTCGACGGACGGAATCAGTGTCGGCTACGTCAGTGACGACCCGACAGCGACCGAGATTCCGGAGGCACTCGAGGGGGCCAACGACCGGCTCACAGTCGAATCGATCAGTGACGATACAGCCCTCGAGGGCGTCCGGACGAATCGAATCGAGTGCCTCGTCGGTCGGACCACGGCCGACGATGCCCATCGGTATCCGTTGCTGGACCGCGTTCGCGAGGAAGATTCGCGGCTCCCCGTCTTCCTCGTCACCGACGACTGGGACGAGGCCGCTGCCAGCGCCGCACTCGAGGCCGGAGCGACCGGGTGTCTGGCCGAATCGAGCGCCGTTCAGGGGAGCCGACTCGCGACGCGGATCGAACGGGCGGTCGAGCGGGTGACCCGAGGGAACGAACGCGAGGCCACGCTCGAGCGAATCACCGGTGCCTTCGTCTCGATCGACGCCGACTGGGAGTACACTTACGTCAACGAACAGGCCAGCGACCTGCTCGAACGGCCAGGGGACGCACTCATCGGAGCGTCGGTACGGTCGGTGTTTCCCGACATCGTCGACAGCGAGATCGAGCACCAACTCGATCTCGCCCTCGAGGAGCAACTCCCAGTCACGTTCACCGAGTATTTCACACCCCTCGAGCGCTGGCTGGAGATCCGAGCCTTTCCCTCCGAAGACGGCCTCTCGATCTTCTTTACCGACGTCACCGATCGAATCCGGGCCGAAGCGGAACTCGAGGCGAACGTCGCCACACTACAGACGCTCTACGATATCTCGACCAGAACCGACGCCTCGCTCGGGGAGAAGCTCCCGGCCCTGCTCGACCTCGGCTGTGACTACCTCGAGCTTCCTTACGGGTTCCTGACCAGGATCAACCTCGACGAGCGGACACAGACGGTCGTCGAATCGCGGAGCGATCACCCGCTCTTACAGACGGGGGAATCCTGCCCGCTCGCCGAGGCCTACTGCCGGAAGACGATCAAGACCCACGAACTCGTCACCGTCGCGAACGCACCTGACGAGGGCTGGACCGGCGATCCAGCCTACGAGCTGTTCGAACTCGGGAGCTACGTCGGCGCGAAGGTGACCGTCGACGGGGCCATCTGGGGGACCCTCTGTTTCGCCTCGAGGGACCCCCGCGACGGGAGCGGCTTCTCCGAGGCCGAACGGTCGCTGGTCAAACTGATGGCCAAGTGGGTCAGCTACGAGACCGAGCGCGAACAGTCACGGGAGACGCTCGAGCGCCAGAACGACCGGTTACAGGCGTTTACCAGCGTCGTCTCCCACGACCTGCGGAATCCGTTGAACGTCGCACAGGGCTCGCTGGCACTGGCACGGGAGGGCGATCGGTCGCAACTGGCGGAGTGTGAAGCGGCACTCGAGCGGATGGAACAGCTGATCGACGAACTCCTGTCGCTGGCCGAGCAAGGGGCGACGACCGCCGATCTCGAGCCGGTGTCGGTCCGGGACTGCGCGACGAAGGCCTGGTCGATGGTCGACACCGACGAGGCTGCCCTGGACCTCGAGGCAGCGCCCTGGATTCGGGCCGATCCAGACCGGCTCCAACAGTTGCTCGAGAACCTGTTCCGGAACGCGCTCGATCACGGCGTCCCCGAAGGCGAGACCAGCGCCGAACTAACGGTCTCGGTCGGCCCCTGCGAGAACGGGTTCTACGTCGCCGACACCGGAGCAGGGATCCCCGACGACGTCCGCGAGACGATCTTCGACATCGGCGTGACGACCGACGAGGACGGGACCGGGTTCGGTCTCGGCATCGTCAAGCGGGTCGCCGACGCCCACGACTGGGATCTCGAGGCGACGGCGAGCGAGGCAGGGGGCGCTCGCTTCGAACTGACCGGCGTTGCCCGGCCACGCGACGAGCGCTGA
- a CDS encoding pyridoxamine 5'-phosphate oxidase family protein, with protein sequence MSTIPRTAERLLESEPLMAHLATSVEGRPHVAPVWYRYADGCVEIVTTGRKLANIRQNPRVALSVQKDEAGQTQWMVTLLGTATAVDDATETASARRRINEKYDADPDAHADNTLVRIDIGSASYQTY encoded by the coding sequence GTGTCGACGATACCACGGACGGCGGAGCGACTTCTCGAGAGTGAACCCCTGATGGCCCATCTGGCGACCAGCGTGGAGGGACGCCCGCACGTCGCGCCGGTCTGGTATCGGTACGCGGATGGGTGCGTCGAGATCGTGACGACGGGCCGGAAGCTGGCGAATATCAGGCAGAACCCGCGGGTTGCGCTGTCGGTACAGAAAGACGAGGCCGGGCAGACTCAGTGGATGGTGACGCTGCTCGGGACGGCAACGGCCGTCGACGACGCAACCGAGACCGCGTCGGCTCGTCGCCGGATCAACGAGAAGTACGACGCGGACCCCGACGCCCACGCCGACAACACGCTGGTCCGGATCGATATCGGGTCGGCATCCTATCAGACGTACTGA
- a CDS encoding HAD family hydrolase, which yields MTAIVFDLDGTVLHTDREYRDLLANAIADVRGDAPAEWLETYDEAFFELFSACDPDPIRRAFARIDGCTDPEPYVRALHEREIESLSPPENAHTDLERLAESFELGVLTNGLREWQLAKLRAHDLEAYFDAVVASYEVGAHKPDAAPYRTLEERLPAARYGMVGDSESDVDGAKNAGWSAHRYEGGEFGALAADLFQR from the coding sequence ATGACGGCGATCGTCTTCGATCTGGACGGAACGGTACTTCACACCGACCGGGAGTACCGGGACCTGCTGGCGAACGCGATCGCGGACGTCCGAGGTGACGCCCCCGCGGAGTGGCTCGAGACCTACGACGAGGCCTTCTTCGAGCTCTTTTCGGCGTGCGACCCCGACCCGATACGGCGGGCGTTCGCCCGGATAGATGGCTGTACGGATCCCGAGCCATACGTGCGGGCGCTCCACGAGCGGGAAATCGAGTCGCTGTCCCCACCGGAGAACGCTCACACCGACCTCGAACGGCTGGCCGAGTCGTTCGAACTCGGCGTGCTCACGAACGGGCTCCGCGAGTGGCAACTGGCGAAACTTCGGGCACACGACCTTGAGGCGTATTTCGACGCGGTGGTCGCCTCCTACGAGGTGGGGGCACACAAGCCGGACGCGGCACCGTACCGGACACTCGAGGAGCGACTGCCGGCGGCTCGGTACGGAATGGTCGGAGATAGCGAGAGCGACGTCGACGGCGCGAAGAACGCCGGCTGGTCCGCACACCGGTACGAGGGCGGCGAGTTCGGAGCTCTTGCCGCGGATCTCTTCCAGCGGTGA
- a CDS encoding deoxyhypusine synthase has protein sequence MSDEHDHGGDGGDEDGHHGHDRETFAHDPIGHAEVRAGMTVGELADEYGSAGVGAANLHEAVDVTEAMFDDDVTVFFGLAGAMVPTGMRAIVADLIRDGYIDVLVTTGANLTHDSIEAIGGKHHHGAVHAEGKTEREHDETLRDEGVDRIYNVYLPQEFFATFESHLREEVFPVLEEEGVVPIQRLTAELGRANAEINEREGIDEDAGIAAAAYENDVPIYCPAIQDSVLGLQAWMYSQTSGFSLDALADMTGLTDIAYDTDEAGAFVVGGGVPKNFTLQTMLVTPGAYDYAVQLTMDPKQTGGLSGATLDEARSWGKLEKDADNVSVYADATITLPLVVAAARDRLEE, from the coding sequence ATGAGCGACGAGCACGATCACGGTGGCGACGGCGGCGACGAGGACGGTCACCACGGCCACGATCGAGAGACGTTCGCACACGACCCGATCGGCCACGCCGAGGTTCGGGCCGGAATGACGGTCGGCGAACTCGCCGACGAGTACGGTTCGGCCGGCGTCGGCGCGGCGAACCTCCACGAGGCCGTCGACGTGACCGAAGCGATGTTCGACGACGACGTGACCGTCTTCTTCGGCCTCGCGGGCGCGATGGTGCCGACGGGAATGCGGGCGATCGTCGCCGACCTGATCCGGGACGGCTACATCGACGTCCTCGTCACCACGGGTGCGAACCTCACGCACGATTCCATCGAGGCCATCGGCGGCAAACACCACCACGGTGCCGTCCACGCCGAAGGCAAGACCGAACGCGAACACGACGAGACGCTCCGTGACGAGGGCGTCGACCGCATCTACAACGTCTACCTCCCACAGGAGTTCTTCGCGACCTTCGAATCGCACCTCCGCGAGGAGGTCTTCCCGGTGCTCGAGGAGGAAGGCGTCGTCCCCATTCAGCGACTCACGGCGGAACTCGGCCGCGCCAACGCCGAGATCAACGAGCGCGAGGGCATCGACGAGGACGCTGGCATCGCCGCTGCAGCCTACGAGAACGACGTGCCGATCTACTGTCCCGCGATTCAGGACTCCGTGCTCGGCCTGCAGGCGTGGATGTACTCCCAGACCTCGGGCTTCTCGCTCGACGCGCTGGCGGACATGACCGGCCTGACCGACATCGCCTACGACACCGACGAAGCCGGCGCGTTCGTCGTCGGCGGCGGCGTCCCCAAGAACTTCACCCTCCAGACGATGCTCGTCACCCCCGGCGCGTACGACTACGCCGTCCAGTTGACCATGGACCCCAAACAGACCGGCGGCCTCTCCGGCGCGACGCTGGACGAGGCCCGCTCGTGGGGCAAACTCGAGAAAGACGCCGACAACGTCTCCGTCTACGCCGACGCGACGATCACGCTGCCGCTCGTGGTCGCAGCGGCTCGGGACCGACTCGAGGAGTAG
- the icd gene encoding isocitrate dehydrogenase (NADP(+)) codes for MSYDKIEVPDEGEQITLKAGTEDELEVPDNPIIPIIYGDGVGSDVGPAAQKVLEAAAEATGRDINWMRLYAGESAREKYDENLPQETVEAIKEHRVAIKGPLTTPVGAGFRSLNVALRKKLDLYANVRPTYHLDGVPSPVKNPGEMDMVTFRENTEDVYAGIEWEAGTDDVQEVKEFVEDDMGFDSTIHDGPVGIGVKPITEFGTKRLVRRAIDYALEHDRDSVTLVHKGNIMKFTEGQFRDWGYEVAEEEYGEEVITEDTLWEEKDGEAPDDAVVVNDRIADNMLQQILTRTDEYDVVATMNLNGDYMSDACGAQIGGLGIAPGSNFGDGLLLAEPVHGSAPKYEGQDKVNPTAMILSGRMMLEYLGWSDAADLVRDAVEETISSGKVTYDLERQLEDAEKLATSEFAEEVVDNIEKLA; via the coding sequence ATGAGCTACGACAAGATCGAGGTCCCCGACGAGGGGGAGCAGATCACGCTGAAAGCGGGTACCGAGGACGAACTCGAGGTGCCTGACAACCCGATTATTCCGATTATCTACGGTGACGGTGTCGGGAGCGACGTCGGTCCCGCCGCACAGAAGGTCCTGGAAGCCGCCGCGGAAGCGACCGGCCGCGACATCAACTGGATGCGACTGTACGCCGGCGAATCCGCTCGGGAGAAGTACGACGAGAACCTGCCACAGGAAACCGTTGAAGCGATCAAGGAACACCGTGTCGCGATCAAGGGTCCCCTGACGACCCCCGTCGGTGCCGGATTCCGTTCGCTGAACGTCGCCCTGCGGAAGAAACTCGACCTCTACGCGAACGTCCGACCGACCTACCACCTCGACGGCGTTCCGTCGCCGGTCAAGAACCCCGGCGAGATGGACATGGTCACCTTCCGTGAGAACACGGAAGACGTCTATGCCGGCATCGAGTGGGAGGCCGGCACCGACGACGTCCAGGAGGTCAAGGAGTTCGTCGAGGACGACATGGGCTTCGACAGCACCATCCACGACGGCCCCGTCGGCATCGGCGTCAAGCCGATCACGGAGTTCGGGACGAAGCGCCTCGTCCGCCGCGCCATCGACTACGCCTTAGAGCACGACCGCGACTCGGTCACGCTGGTCCACAAGGGCAACATCATGAAGTTCACCGAGGGCCAGTTCCGCGACTGGGGCTACGAGGTCGCCGAAGAAGAGTACGGTGAGGAAGTCATCACCGAGGACACGCTCTGGGAGGAGAAAGACGGCGAAGCGCCCGACGACGCGGTCGTCGTCAACGACCGCATCGCGGACAACATGCTCCAGCAGATCCTGACCCGGACCGACGAGTACGACGTCGTCGCGACGATGAACCTCAACGGGGACTACATGTCCGACGCCTGTGGCGCACAGATCGGTGGCCTCGGCATCGCCCCCGGTTCCAACTTCGGCGACGGCCTCCTGCTGGCCGAGCCCGTCCACGGCTCCGCGCCCAAGTACGAAGGCCAGGACAAGGTCAACCCGACCGCCATGATCCTCTCGGGCCGCATGATGCTCGAGTACCTCGGCTGGTCCGACGCCGCCGACCTCGTCCGCGACGCCGTCGAGGAGACCATCTCCTCGGGCAAGGTCACCTACGACCTCGAGCGCCAGCTCGAGGACGCCGAGAAACTCGCCACCAGCGAGTTCGCCGAGGAAGTCGTCGACAACATCGAGAAGTTGGCGTAA
- the map gene encoding type II methionyl aminopeptidase, translating into MAESEVDLESEQYEKHREAGAILAQVREETAERVEVGASHLEVAEYAEDRIRELGAKPAFPVNISIDEEAAHATPSIDDETTFGEEMINLDIGVHVDGWLADTAITVDLSGNPELAEASEQALEAALDIIEPGIDTGEIGAEIEDVIDGYGYNPVVNLTGHGLGHWEQHTSPNIPNRAVSQGTTLEVGDVVAIEPFATDGGGKVTEGASEEIFSLEREGTVRNRQARDALDQITEEFRTLPFATRWLETDRPEMALRRLKRNDIVHGYPVLKEDDGYLVSQKEHTIIITESGCEVTTE; encoded by the coding sequence ATGGCCGAATCCGAGGTGGACCTCGAGTCCGAGCAGTACGAGAAACACCGCGAAGCGGGGGCGATCCTCGCGCAGGTGCGCGAAGAAACCGCCGAACGCGTCGAGGTCGGCGCGAGCCACCTCGAGGTCGCCGAGTACGCCGAAGACCGGATCCGGGAACTCGGCGCGAAACCCGCGTTCCCCGTCAATATCTCGATCGACGAGGAGGCCGCCCACGCGACGCCGTCGATCGACGACGAGACGACCTTCGGCGAGGAGATGATCAACCTCGACATCGGCGTCCACGTCGACGGCTGGCTGGCCGACACCGCGATCACGGTCGATCTCTCGGGCAATCCCGAACTCGCGGAAGCCTCCGAACAGGCCCTCGAGGCAGCGCTCGATATCATCGAGCCCGGCATCGACACCGGTGAGATCGGCGCGGAAATCGAGGACGTGATCGACGGCTACGGCTACAACCCCGTCGTCAACCTCACCGGTCACGGGCTGGGCCACTGGGAACAACACACGAGCCCGAACATCCCGAATCGCGCCGTCTCACAGGGGACGACGCTCGAAGTCGGCGACGTCGTCGCGATCGAGCCGTTCGCGACCGACGGCGGCGGCAAGGTCACCGAGGGTGCCAGCGAGGAGATCTTCTCGCTCGAGCGCGAGGGAACCGTCCGCAACAGACAGGCCCGCGATGCCCTCGACCAGATCACCGAGGAGTTCCGTACGCTGCCGTTCGCGACCCGATGGCTCGAGACGGATCGTCCCGAAATGGCCCTGCGTCGGCTCAAGCGCAACGACATCGTCCACGGCTATCCGGTGCTCAAAGAAGACGACGGCTACCTCGTCAGTCAGAAAGAGCACACGATCATCATTACCGAGAGTGGCTGTGAAGTCACGACTGAGTGA
- a CDS encoding HIT family protein has protein sequence MEQVFAPWRIEWIRREEKNSDIEECVFCELPERDADRENLIVARSEHAFVMLNNYPYNPGHLMVIPNTHTGEYGALDDDVLLDHARLKQRTFDALDAALEPDGFNAGLNLGDGAGGSIDDHLHTHIVPRWQGDTNFMPVLGETTVIVEALEATYDHVHEAFAAQVGATVPDETSAVVFE, from the coding sequence ATGGAGCAAGTGTTCGCACCGTGGCGAATCGAGTGGATCCGGCGTGAGGAAAAGAATTCCGACATCGAGGAGTGTGTCTTCTGTGAACTGCCCGAGCGGGATGCCGATCGGGAGAACCTGATCGTCGCACGAAGCGAACACGCGTTCGTCATGTTGAACAACTATCCGTACAATCCTGGCCACCTTATGGTGATACCCAACACTCACACCGGCGAGTACGGAGCGCTCGACGACGATGTCCTGCTCGATCATGCCCGCTTGAAACAACGAACGTTCGATGCACTTGACGCTGCACTCGAGCCGGACGGCTTCAATGCAGGCTTGAACCTCGGTGATGGGGCCGGTGGTTCGATCGACGACCACCTCCACACGCACATCGTCCCGCGGTGGCAGGGAGATACCAACTTCATGCCGGTCCTCGGTGAGACGACGGTGATCGTCGAGGCGCTCGAAGCGACGTACGACCACGTCCACGAGGCGTTCGCCGCCCAGGTGGGCGCGACCGTCCCCGACGAGACTAGTGCCGTCGTCTTCGAGTGA
- a CDS encoding cupin domain-containing protein yields MEYEVVQTEDVPMTDLSDVDEIPPDLRIRALDEFFETDALNLKLWYFEPGDEIQYHAHADQEELYYVLEGEFSLKLGRSGDEEYVEAGPGTFWIAKPEIGHGHRNVGDEEGVVLAIGAPAVEDPGLDPHSLEDGDE; encoded by the coding sequence ATGGAGTACGAAGTGGTGCAGACGGAGGACGTACCGATGACCGACCTCTCCGATGTCGACGAAATTCCGCCGGATCTACGCATCCGCGCGCTCGACGAGTTCTTCGAAACCGACGCGCTCAACCTCAAACTCTGGTACTTCGAGCCCGGCGACGAGATCCAGTATCACGCCCACGCCGATCAGGAGGAACTGTACTACGTCCTCGAGGGCGAATTCTCGCTGAAGCTCGGTCGCTCGGGGGACGAAGAGTACGTCGAGGCCGGACCGGGGACGTTCTGGATCGCCAAACCGGAGATCGGCCACGGCCATCGAAACGTCGGTGACGAGGAGGGCGTCGTCCTCGCGATCGGCGCACCCGCGGTCGAGGATCCGGGACTCGATCCGCACAGTCTCGAGGACGGCGACGAGTAA
- a CDS encoding glutathione S-transferase N-terminal domain-containing protein, whose translation MFTLYRLEGCPYCEHVVDRLEELDVDYESVWVEGLHSKRNEVKRVSGQRQVPVVVDEDSGVTMAESERILDYLETTYA comes from the coding sequence ATGTTCACGCTCTACCGCCTAGAAGGCTGTCCGTACTGCGAACACGTCGTGGATCGACTCGAGGAACTCGACGTCGACTACGAGAGTGTCTGGGTCGAGGGACTCCACTCGAAACGCAACGAGGTCAAACGCGTCTCGGGCCAGCGGCAGGTGCCGGTCGTCGTCGACGAGGACAGCGGCGTGACGATGGCCGAATCCGAGCGGATCCTCGATTACCTCGAGACGACGTACGCCTGA
- a CDS encoding redoxin domain-containing protein encodes MPPTEGETVADFEALLCDGETFRSTAFSDALGARGGVVICTGFAFSAIAQNWWKQFVRAGWDEFEDVPILGVSRDGPYAQNEFLRWLDRPDFRFFADVDGDVSESLDLLADRSHMANVSTPWRSAFVLDADREVQYVFVADDWISPLPREEIEDAVADL; translated from the coding sequence ATGCCACCGACAGAGGGTGAGACCGTTGCCGACTTCGAGGCGCTCTTGTGTGACGGCGAGACGTTTCGTTCCACGGCGTTCTCCGACGCGCTCGGCGCTCGAGGGGGCGTCGTCATCTGTACCGGATTCGCGTTCAGCGCGATCGCACAGAACTGGTGGAAGCAGTTCGTTCGGGCCGGCTGGGACGAGTTCGAGGACGTTCCGATACTCGGCGTGAGCCGCGATGGCCCCTACGCGCAAAACGAGTTCCTTCGCTGGTTGGACCGACCCGATTTCCGGTTTTTCGCCGACGTCGACGGCGACGTGAGCGAATCACTCGACCTGCTCGCCGACCGATCACACATGGCGAACGTCTCGACCCCCTGGCGGTCCGCGTTCGTCCTCGATGCCGACCGGGAGGTACAGTACGTCTTCGTCGCGGACGACTGGATCTCGCCGCTTCCACGCGAGGAGATCGAAGACGCCGTCGCGGACCTGTAA
- a CDS encoding helix-turn-helix domain-containing protein, translating to MCETADQPTRCPRIERDGEIGCNPHRIMELLNDDDARAVYLFVEEPATVRDISEALDIPQSTTYRKVESLTEAGLISQLNDRSRTGTPGHYVQAMDRVSVTYDDPLRIECTCNGNVLYCEP from the coding sequence ATGTGCGAGACAGCCGATCAACCGACCCGGTGTCCGCGGATCGAACGGGATGGAGAGATCGGGTGTAACCCCCATCGGATCATGGAGTTGCTCAACGACGACGACGCGCGAGCGGTGTATCTGTTCGTCGAGGAGCCGGCGACGGTCCGTGACATCTCCGAGGCGCTCGACATCCCGCAATCGACGACGTACAGAAAGGTCGAGAGCCTCACGGAGGCCGGCCTCATCTCACAGCTCAACGACCGCTCGCGGACCGGTACCCCTGGCCACTACGTTCAGGCTATGGATCGCGTGTCGGTGACCTACGACGACCCGCTACGCATCGAGTGTACGTGCAACGGAAACGTCCTGTACTGTGAGCCCTGA